One genomic window of Mesoplodon densirostris isolate mMesDen1 chromosome 14, mMesDen1 primary haplotype, whole genome shotgun sequence includes the following:
- the CHCHD5 gene encoding coiled-coil-helix-coiled-coil-helix domain-containing protein 5, producing MQAALEITARYCGRELEQYGQCVAAKPESWQRDCHHLKMSIAQCTSAHPVIRQIRQACAEPFEAFEECLRQNEAAVGNCAEHVRRFLQCAEQVQPTHTPSTAEAQPLPAS from the exons AT GCAGGCGGCCCTGGAGATCACTGCTCGCTACTGTGGCCGCGAGCTGGAGCAGTATGGCCAGTGTGTGGCAGCCAAGCCTGAGTCATGGCAACGAGACTGTCACCACCTTAAGATGAGCATTGCTCAGTGCACGTCCGCCCA CCCAGTCATCCGGCAGATCCGCCAGGCCTGTGCGGAGCCTTTTGAGGCCTTTGAGGAATGTCTTAGACAGAATGAGGCAGCCGTGGGCAACTGTGCAGAACATGTGCGCCGCTTCCTGCAGTGTGCTGAGCAGGTGCAGCCGACACACACCCCCTCTACCGCAGAG GCACAGCCACTTCCTGCCTCCTGA